The following proteins are encoded in a genomic region of Oryzias latipes chromosome 17, ASM223467v1:
- the LOC111949096 gene encoding uncharacterized protein LOC111949096, giving the protein MRNLYVSWRQFSRCGKTLRGHLRFYPELRYFFERKRIIIRGSPSGSCLLIGLPQTGLDTLQMQWNCKHCVFSENKRGLLLKHYRLKHGGFTRQRPIPETKFNRLVTTDLQSNVYGAVDRYTPRFVTIFKSKKGTVGETLDELMQQMNTWKEADVTAMRTLVLRGLPILLGVDAINFYNTCNACDVDGWPQVSVGVLTVIDEEDPLIPNKLYLDRVSTAVIVEGGIVLDNLHNLPQAICILFGLSYALNLKYPKGMINTFKSLFCLGQNKLPPKLQSLKNLLLS; this is encoded by the exons ATGCGTAATTTGTACGTATCTTGGCGCCAATTCTCCAGATGTGGAAAGACGTTGAGAGGCCACCTACGTTTTTATCCGGAGCTTCGTtacttttttgaaagaaaaagaataataataag aggAAGTCCTTCTGGCAGCTGCCTCCTGATTGGTCTTCCACAAACAGGTCTTGATACACTG CAGATGCAGTGGAACTGTAAGCactgtgttttttctgaaaacaaaagaggaCTTTTGTTAAAACATTATCGTTTAAAACATGGAGGCTTCACTCGGCAACGGCCAATACCAGAGACAA AGTTTAACAGGTTAGTCACCACAGATCTGCAGAGTAACGTTTATGGTGCTGTGGATCGCTACACGCCACGCTTTGTCACAATCTTCAAGTCAAAGAAAGGGACCGTTGGAGAGACATTGGATGAGCTTATGCAGCAAATGAATACATGG AAAGAAGCAGACGTGACAGCAATGCGCACTCTTGTGCTCCGGGGCTTACCTATCCTGCTTGGTGTTGATGCCATTAACTTCTACAACACCTGCAAT GCATGTGATGTTGATGGCTGGCCACAAGTGTCCGTTGGGGTGCTGACTGTTATTGATGAAGAAGATCCTCTCATTCCGAATAAACTGTACCTTGACCGAGTGTCTACTGCAGTCATTGTGGAGGGAGGTATAGTACTGGATAATCTGCATAATCTGCCTCAGGCAATTTGCATCTTGTTTGGTCTGTCTTATGCTTTAAATTTGAAGTATCCAAAAGGCATGATCAACACTTTCAAAAGTTTGTTCTGTTTGGGACAGAACAAACTGCCACCAAAACTACAATCTCTGAAAAATCTCCTGTTGAGCTGA